In Malania oleifera isolate guangnan ecotype guangnan chromosome 8, ASM2987363v1, whole genome shotgun sequence, a single window of DNA contains:
- the LOC131162644 gene encoding uncharacterized protein LOC131162644 translates to MDTSNEDDTNASTVLRSIARQAKKEARREQDQPLADRGCTFQQFTWMSLPAFVGGADPIITKDWIQEMEELLIVLHCTDEQRVQYATFKLVGEVKRWWRLTKLVEEQRPGYSSIIWSHFREYAAKFVKLTRFAPHMVANEPLKAWMFERGLRQGIRTQVVALLTQSFFELVDKAMAVEANIQESEAGTNQKKRCGKHGHIARDYRAPPSNAPFPDQNKRKNPVPHGGGGPMHVYMLTPTEGNVTRGASNMFTFG, encoded by the exons ATGGATACCTCCAATGAGGACGACACTAATGCCTCAACGGTGCTGCGTAGCATAGCACGTCAGGCGAAGAAGGAAGCTCGGAGAGAGCAGGATCAGCCACTGGCTGATAGGGGCTGCACTTTTCAGCAATTCACCTGGATGAGTCTGCCGGCTTTTGTAGGAGGTGCGGACCCGATCATAACTAAGGACTGGATTCAGGAGATGGAAGAACTCCTGATTGTTCTGCATTGTACTGACGAGCAGAGGGTACAATACGCCACGTTCAAGCTGGTGGGGGAAGTAAAGAGGTGGTGGAGGTTGACAAAGCTGGTGGAGGAGCAGCGTCCAGGTTATTCATCTATTATCTGGAGCCATTTCAGGGAG TATGCAGCCAAGTTTGTAAAGTTAACTCGTTTCGCACCACACATGGTTGCAAATGAGCCGCTGAAAGCCTGGATGTTTGAGAGAGGACTGAGACAGGGGATACGCACTcaggtggtggcattgttgactcAGAGTTTCTTTGAGCTGGTGGACAaggccatggcagttgaggccaaTATACAGGAAAGTGAGGCAGGAACAAATCAAAAGAAGAG GTGTGGAAAACATGGCCACATAGCTCGTGATTATCGTGCTCCACCGAGCAATGCACCCTTTCCTGATCAGAATAAGAGGAAGAACCCGGTACCTCACGGCGGCGGTGGCCCGATGCATGTCTATATGCTTACCCCGACTGAGGGGAATGTTACTAGAGGTGCAAGTAATATGTTTACGTTTGGATAA